A single genomic interval of Hyalangium ruber harbors:
- a CDS encoding acyl-CoA dehydrogenase family protein, with translation MDLELPESHRALKAALKDFCERKVKTQAREWDKEEKFPMEVVRELGQLGVMGMLVAEEYGGAAMDSLAVAVAVEEIARYDGSLALTVASHNGLGTSHIRVFGNDAQKRKYLPKLATGEFLGAWGLTEPGSGSDAAGMKTTAVRKGDTWVLNGSKMFITQGTVGDVFVVLAVTSAEKKQKGITAFILEKGMPGFSQRSIHGKLGMRSSDTAELILEGVEVPDSQRLGEVDRGFIDTLKILDKGRITIGALAVGLGRGALEESVRYARERTAFGQPIAEFQGLRWMFADMKTEMDAARLLVHRAAYLADAGQPYTQQASMAKLFASEAAMRACNKAVQIHGGYGYTREFPVERYLRDAKLCEIGEGTSEVQRSIIAREIFKA, from the coding sequence ATGGACCTCGAACTTCCCGAAAGCCACCGCGCCCTCAAGGCCGCTCTCAAGGACTTCTGCGAGCGGAAGGTGAAGACCCAAGCCCGCGAATGGGACAAGGAGGAGAAGTTCCCCATGGAGGTGGTGCGCGAGCTGGGGCAGCTCGGCGTCATGGGCATGCTGGTGGCCGAGGAGTATGGCGGCGCGGCGATGGACAGCCTGGCCGTGGCGGTGGCGGTGGAGGAGATCGCCCGCTACGACGGCTCGTTGGCCCTGACCGTGGCCTCGCACAACGGTCTGGGCACCAGCCACATCCGCGTGTTCGGCAACGATGCGCAGAAGCGCAAGTACCTGCCCAAGCTGGCCACCGGTGAGTTCCTGGGCGCGTGGGGCCTGACCGAGCCCGGCTCCGGCTCGGACGCCGCCGGCATGAAGACCACCGCCGTGCGCAAGGGCGACACGTGGGTGCTCAACGGCTCGAAGATGTTCATCACCCAGGGCACCGTGGGCGATGTGTTCGTGGTGCTGGCCGTCACCTCGGCGGAGAAGAAGCAGAAGGGCATCACCGCCTTCATCCTCGAGAAGGGGATGCCGGGCTTCAGCCAGCGCTCCATCCACGGCAAGCTGGGCATGCGCTCCTCGGACACGGCGGAGCTCATCCTCGAGGGCGTGGAGGTGCCGGACTCGCAGCGGCTGGGCGAGGTGGACCGCGGCTTCATCGACACGCTGAAGATCCTCGACAAGGGCCGCATCACCATCGGCGCGCTGGCGGTGGGCCTGGGCCGGGGTGCGCTGGAGGAGTCGGTGCGCTACGCCCGGGAGCGCACCGCCTTTGGCCAGCCCATCGCCGAGTTCCAGGGCCTGCGCTGGATGTTCGCGGACATGAAGACGGAGATGGATGCGGCGCGACTGCTCGTCCACCGCGCGGCGTACCTGGCGGACGCGGGCCAGCCGTACACGCAGCAGGCCTCCATGGCGAAGCTCTTCGCTTCGGAGGCGGCCATGCGCGCCTGCAACAAGGCGGTGCAGATCCACGGTGGCTACGGCTACACCCGCGAGTTCCCCGTCGAGCGCTACCTGCGCGACGCCAAGCTGTGTGAGATCGGCGAGGGCACCAGCGAGGTGCAGCGCTCCATCATCGCCCGAGAGATCTTCAAGGCCTGA